In Actinacidiphila yeochonensis CN732, a genomic segment contains:
- a CDS encoding glycosyl hydrolase: MNDAHGAHGAHGVRAADGDRGVHGLLPAEMAAILEEPPRAFSPAAIWWWSGERLERARLRAQLERFAEGGVFNLVVLNLAPSGPLFGSDADDPAFMSDGWWALLDGVCEDAAELGVLLWFYDQLGFSGADLQARLVDERPRYGGRALERVRAVVDGDGELGCPAHGQPVGGHAEPLDAAGRVAGPAVPLAVDGRTVRPPGPGRWRLTLHHHVARGFDYLGAEACAALVDRVHGAFERHLGDRLGTVVVGSFQDELPSLPTWSARFAEEFLRLRGYDLLPRLDALYEDGASPDAARVRHDYQLTRAELAEAAFFRPLADWHRRHGLLAGCDQQDPARAGHPVGGVELYADYARTHRWFSAPGSDHHGDARVHSSLAHLYGGRRTWIEAFHSTGWGGTLEETFDWLLPWLRAGATLYNPHAVYYTTKGGWWEWAPPGTDWRQPYWRHHRAFADAVTRLCAVLSLGHHLCDLAVLLPTTTAQAGTALDGVCAAAARAQAVYLELVGDMTWFTTRPGVLDRLGRDADVIDDASLARAAVRGGGPDGTRLCVAEERYATVLLPACAVLEADVARRLVEFASAGGRVVALGAVPEEVVGTGAGTGAGADTGGVLAELRACFADGRAVFVPTAEELAAVLTGGPAETRPAVEATVPVLARRAGEATVVFLTAAAPRATRAAVAAPDERGAALGWLDARYDFDPGRYAPAARVRVRGVAGPAVLLDPFGGAPRVLPVRVADDESGCREVEVPFDAGPAALLVFPGPREQPPPTEAAPPAGTGRVVVIPADADWETRLVPTADNTWGDFARPAAGPDGPARTELRTFRHRVEGPGEDGVRDGWALPGSTARPAEPSAHATFGPHAVLRGADGEPSRTLEWSDSRGIRKDPVHRQVLGPKGHVPEEFIHLGPSPAGVTRRVATELLLAEDFDGHLAIGAAAAKSVRLAGRPVELEDGGHLALGRVRSGPGRLLLELDLTPGRDVDLRAHVALVRDADRYRRPEWISAAGSGADSAAGPAAGPGAGAARVGTTLTLAAPPARAVVQVAARGRCVLRVNGVVVGRQGGFDPYAEHAVPRVRRYDVAAVLRAGDNEIAVETGGGDDPAVLVDAVLHGDGSALLATAHSDATWWAERGGERVPPAVHREPAGDPAALYLRRRPHPLPGAAWLDPDADDGTVLPVGFAVPGARPPVEWLWFELPPGAARLTMEVHGRATVFVDGAARGTTAGGVGPRTLTVGLADGAAPSGVRSAALRLEPAPGHEGGAALAGPVRCEAGPGRIRTGEWESNGLAEYSGGVRYRRVVDVPAEAGEGRVLLDLGRVRGTAEVSVGGASAGVRVCSPYVFDLTGLAAPGPNTVDVTVFGTLAPWLDAASPTHFVFPGQRVTGLLGPVRLLTGPDRPAAPAARARPPHQRRAPRAPADTDTRGAG; this comes from the coding sequence ATGAACGATGCCCACGGCGCCCATGGCGCCCACGGCGTCCGCGCCGCCGACGGGGACCGCGGTGTCCACGGCCTTCTCCCGGCGGAGATGGCCGCGATCCTCGAAGAACCGCCCAGGGCCTTCTCACCCGCCGCCATCTGGTGGTGGAGCGGGGAGCGCCTGGAGCGGGCACGGCTGCGGGCGCAGCTCGAACGGTTCGCCGAAGGAGGGGTGTTCAACCTCGTCGTCCTCAACCTGGCGCCCTCGGGACCCCTGTTCGGCTCCGACGCCGACGACCCGGCGTTCATGAGCGACGGCTGGTGGGCACTGCTGGACGGGGTGTGCGAGGACGCGGCCGAACTGGGCGTCCTCCTGTGGTTCTACGACCAGTTGGGCTTCTCCGGCGCGGATCTTCAGGCGCGCCTGGTGGACGAGCGGCCACGGTACGGGGGACGCGCCCTGGAACGGGTGCGCGCGGTGGTCGACGGGGACGGCGAACTGGGCTGCCCGGCGCACGGGCAGCCGGTCGGCGGCCACGCCGAACCGCTGGACGCGGCGGGGCGGGTGGCCGGCCCCGCCGTACCGCTCGCCGTCGACGGACGTACCGTACGGCCGCCGGGCCCCGGCCGCTGGCGGCTGACCCTCCACCACCACGTGGCGCGCGGCTTCGACTACCTGGGCGCCGAGGCGTGCGCGGCACTGGTCGACCGGGTGCACGGCGCCTTCGAGCGGCACCTCGGCGACCGGCTCGGGACCGTGGTCGTCGGCTCGTTCCAGGACGAACTGCCCTCGCTGCCCACCTGGTCGGCCCGGTTCGCCGAGGAGTTCCTGCGGCTGCGCGGCTACGACCTCCTGCCGCGCCTGGACGCGCTGTACGAGGACGGCGCCTCCCCGGACGCCGCCCGGGTACGCCACGACTACCAGCTGACCCGGGCGGAGCTGGCCGAGGCGGCGTTCTTCCGGCCGCTGGCCGACTGGCACCGGCGGCACGGGCTGCTCGCCGGCTGCGACCAGCAGGACCCGGCGCGCGCCGGACACCCCGTGGGCGGCGTCGAGTTGTACGCCGACTACGCCAGGACCCACCGCTGGTTCTCGGCGCCGGGCTCCGACCACCACGGCGACGCCCGGGTCCACTCCTCGCTGGCGCATCTGTACGGGGGGCGGCGCACCTGGATCGAGGCGTTCCACTCCACCGGCTGGGGCGGCACGCTGGAGGAGACGTTCGACTGGCTGCTGCCGTGGCTGCGCGCCGGAGCGACCCTCTACAACCCGCACGCGGTGTACTACACGACCAAGGGCGGCTGGTGGGAGTGGGCGCCGCCGGGCACCGACTGGCGGCAGCCCTACTGGCGCCACCACCGGGCCTTCGCCGACGCGGTGACCCGGCTCTGCGCGGTCCTGAGCCTCGGCCACCACCTGTGCGACCTCGCGGTGCTGCTGCCCACCACGACCGCGCAGGCCGGTACCGCGCTGGACGGCGTCTGCGCCGCGGCGGCCCGAGCGCAGGCGGTCTACCTCGAACTCGTCGGCGACATGACCTGGTTCACCACCAGGCCCGGGGTGCTCGACCGGCTCGGCCGCGACGCCGACGTGATCGACGACGCCTCCCTCGCGCGGGCGGCGGTGCGCGGCGGCGGGCCGGACGGCACGCGGCTGTGCGTCGCCGAGGAGCGGTACGCCACGGTCCTGCTGCCCGCGTGCGCGGTCCTCGAAGCGGACGTGGCACGGCGGCTGGTGGAGTTCGCCTCGGCCGGCGGGCGGGTCGTGGCGCTCGGAGCCGTCCCCGAGGAGGTCGTCGGCACCGGGGCCGGTACCGGGGCCGGCGCCGACACCGGCGGTGTTCTCGCCGAGCTGCGGGCGTGCTTCGCGGACGGCCGGGCCGTGTTCGTCCCCACGGCGGAGGAGCTGGCAGCGGTGCTGACCGGCGGCCCGGCCGAGACGCGCCCCGCCGTCGAGGCGACGGTGCCCGTGCTCGCCCGCAGGGCGGGGGAGGCCACCGTGGTGTTCCTCACGGCGGCCGCGCCCCGCGCGACCCGGGCGGCCGTCGCCGCGCCCGACGAGCGGGGCGCCGCGCTGGGCTGGCTCGACGCGCGCTACGACTTCGACCCGGGCCGCTACGCGCCCGCCGCGCGGGTCCGGGTCCGGGGCGTGGCGGGCCCCGCCGTCCTGCTCGACCCGTTCGGCGGCGCCCCCCGGGTGCTGCCGGTCCGCGTGGCCGACGACGAGTCGGGGTGCCGCGAGGTCGAGGTGCCCTTCGACGCCGGTCCCGCCGCCCTCCTGGTCTTCCCCGGCCCTCGCGAGCAGCCGCCTCCGACGGAGGCGGCCCCGCCCGCCGGGACCGGCCGGGTGGTCGTGATCCCCGCCGACGCGGACTGGGAGACGCGCCTCGTCCCGACGGCCGACAACACCTGGGGGGACTTCGCCCGCCCGGCCGCCGGGCCGGACGGCCCCGCCCGCACCGAGCTGCGGACGTTCCGCCACCGGGTGGAGGGCCCGGGCGAGGACGGCGTACGCGACGGCTGGGCGCTGCCCGGGAGCACCGCCCGGCCGGCCGAGCCGTCCGCGCACGCGACGTTCGGACCGCACGCCGTGCTGCGCGGCGCCGACGGGGAGCCGTCGAGGACGCTGGAGTGGTCCGACTCCCGCGGCATCCGCAAGGACCCGGTGCACCGCCAGGTGCTGGGACCCAAGGGCCATGTGCCCGAGGAGTTCATCCACCTCGGCCCGTCGCCGGCGGGGGTGACGCGACGGGTGGCGACCGAACTGCTGCTGGCCGAGGACTTCGACGGCCACCTCGCGATCGGTGCCGCCGCCGCGAAGTCGGTCCGGCTCGCGGGGCGGCCGGTCGAGCTGGAGGACGGCGGGCACCTCGCCCTCGGCCGGGTGCGGTCGGGGCCCGGCCGCCTGCTCCTGGAGCTCGACCTGACCCCCGGCAGGGACGTCGACCTGCGCGCGCATGTGGCGCTCGTCCGCGACGCGGACCGCTACCGGCGCCCCGAGTGGATCTCCGCCGCCGGTTCCGGTGCCGATTCCGCCGCCGGGCCTGCCGCCGGTCCCGGTGCGGGCGCCGCACGTGTCGGCACGACCCTGACGCTGGCCGCGCCGCCCGCGCGCGCCGTGGTCCAGGTCGCCGCGCGCGGCCGGTGCGTGCTGCGGGTCAACGGCGTGGTGGTGGGCCGGCAGGGCGGCTTCGACCCGTACGCCGAGCACGCCGTGCCGCGCGTGCGGCGGTACGACGTCGCCGCTGTCCTGCGGGCGGGCGACAACGAGATCGCGGTGGAGACCGGCGGCGGCGACGATCCCGCCGTCCTCGTGGACGCCGTCCTGCACGGCGACGGCTCGGCGCTCCTGGCGACCGCGCACAGCGACGCCACCTGGTGGGCGGAGCGCGGCGGTGAACGGGTGCCGCCGGCGGTCCACCGCGAACCGGCGGGTGACCCGGCGGCCCTGTACCTGCGCCGCAGACCCCACCCGCTGCCCGGCGCCGCGTGGCTGGACCCGGACGCCGACGACGGCACCGTGCTGCCCGTCGGGTTCGCGGTGCCCGGAGCCCGGCCGCCGGTGGAGTGGCTCTGGTTCGAACTGCCGCCCGGCGCGGCCCGGTTGACGATGGAGGTGCACGGCAGGGCCACGGTGTTCGTGGACGGCGCGGCCCGCGGCACCACGGCGGGCGGTGTCGGGCCGCGCACCCTGACCGTCGGCCTCGCGGACGGCGCCGCGCCCTCGGGCGTACGGTCGGCGGCCCTGCGGCTGGAGCCGGCCCCGGGCCACGAGGGCGGGGCCGCCCTGGCGGGGCCGGTGCGCTGCGAGGCCGGCCCGGGCCGTATCCGGACCGGCGAGTGGGAGTCCAACGGCCTCGCCGAGTACAGCGGCGGCGTCCGCTACCGCCGGGTCGTGGACGTTCCGGCCGAGGCCGGGGAGGGCCGGGTCCTGCTCGACCTCGGGCGGGTGCGGGGCACCGCGGAGGTGTCGGTCGGCGGCGCCTCCGCCGGAGTGCGGGTGTGCTCCCCGTACGTGTTCGACCTGACCGGGCTGGCGGCCCCGGGCCCCAACACCGTGGACGTCACGGTGTTCGGCACCCTCGCGCCCTGGCTCGACGCGGCGAGCCCGACGCACTTCGTCTTCCCCGGCCAGCGGGTGACGGGCCTGCTGGGGCCGGTCCGGCTGCTCACCGGTCCCGACCGGCCCGCGGCGCCGGCCGCCCGAGCCCGGCCGCCGCACCAGCGCCGCGCGCCGCGGGCCCCCGCGGACACCGACACGAGGGGCGCCGGCTGA
- a CDS encoding FGGY-family carbohydrate kinase, translating to MFVGLDMGTSVAKAAAFADDGTTLRVESTPISLGGQGGHVEQDIEEVVRAATGVVAAVAGGQAPALVAVTGQGDGLWLVDAEGRAVRPAMSWMDGRAGGLVAGWMADGTADRLYRRTGNVLFPGSAGPLLAWLDRNEPASLDAAATAACCKDVIHLRLTGERATDLSDASAPFLDPRTRAYAPEALAALGLEHRAGLLPPIAATLPYGVARGRTEGLPGGTPVTCGPYDLPACALGAGVTEPGDGLLIVGTTLACQVVVERVALDEDPVGFHLATARADRHLRALPAMTGTVALDWVLGLTGSTHGQLSDLLDASPRGARGVAALPYLSPSGERAPFVDPAARAEFTGLDLRTTRADLVRAMCEAIAFAARHCLEAAGLTGRLAVCGGGARTPAWLRLFADVLGRPLRVARGPEPGARGAVLAGVAAHGGALGQRLDLAEWTAPEAVVDPDPAGVAFYEAAYTDYLFRVASARDRWRGPAHLREAGRS from the coding sequence GTGTTCGTCGGTCTGGACATGGGAACATCCGTCGCCAAGGCGGCGGCCTTCGCTGATGACGGCACGACCCTGCGCGTCGAGTCGACGCCGATCTCGCTGGGCGGGCAGGGCGGACACGTCGAGCAGGACATAGAGGAGGTGGTGCGCGCGGCCACCGGGGTCGTCGCGGCGGTCGCCGGTGGGCAGGCCCCCGCACTCGTCGCCGTCACCGGTCAGGGCGACGGGCTGTGGCTGGTCGACGCCGAGGGCCGGGCCGTGCGCCCCGCCATGTCGTGGATGGACGGCCGGGCCGGCGGCCTCGTGGCCGGCTGGATGGCGGACGGCACCGCCGACCGGCTCTACCGGCGGACCGGCAACGTGCTCTTCCCCGGCTCGGCCGGGCCGCTGCTGGCCTGGCTCGACCGCAACGAACCGGCCTCCCTGGACGCCGCCGCCACCGCCGCCTGCTGCAAGGACGTCATCCATCTGCGGCTGACCGGCGAGCGCGCCACCGACCTGTCCGACGCGTCGGCGCCCTTCCTGGACCCGCGGACCCGCGCCTACGCCCCTGAGGCGCTCGCCGCCCTCGGCCTCGAACACCGCGCCGGTCTGCTGCCGCCCATCGCCGCCACCCTGCCGTACGGGGTGGCGCGCGGGCGCACCGAGGGGCTGCCGGGCGGTACCCCGGTCACCTGCGGCCCATACGACCTGCCGGCCTGCGCGCTGGGCGCCGGGGTGACCGAGCCGGGCGACGGGCTCCTCATCGTCGGTACCACGCTGGCCTGCCAGGTCGTCGTGGAGCGCGTCGCCCTCGACGAGGACCCGGTCGGCTTCCACCTCGCCACGGCCAGGGCGGACCGCCACCTGCGGGCCCTGCCCGCGATGACCGGCACCGTGGCACTCGACTGGGTGCTCGGCCTCACCGGCTCCACACACGGCCAGTTGTCGGACCTGCTCGACGCGTCCCCGCGCGGCGCGCGGGGCGTCGCGGCGCTGCCGTACCTGTCACCGTCCGGGGAACGCGCGCCGTTCGTCGACCCGGCCGCGCGCGCCGAGTTCACCGGGCTCGACCTGCGGACCACCCGCGCCGACCTGGTGCGCGCCATGTGCGAGGCCATCGCGTTCGCCGCCCGGCACTGTCTGGAAGCGGCCGGTCTCACGGGCCGGTTGGCGGTCTGCGGCGGCGGCGCCCGCACCCCCGCCTGGCTGCGGCTGTTCGCCGACGTCCTGGGGCGCCCGCTGCGCGTCGCCCGCGGCCCCGAGCCCGGCGCGCGAGGAGCGGTGCTGGCCGGGGTGGCGGCCCACGGCGGCGCCCTCGGACAGCGGCTGGACCTCGCCGAGTGGACCGCGCCCGAGGCGGTGGTGGACCCGGACCCGGCCGGCGTCGCCTTCTACGAGGCGGCCTACACCGACTACCTGTTCCGGGTCGCGAGCGCCCGCGACCGCTGGCGGGGGCCCGCACACCTCCGGGAGGCCGGACGGTCGTGA
- a CDS encoding 2-hydroxyacid dehydrogenase: protein MRILAAGDHFVAPDLITRELAAEIGAGHHVEELRLPWPLTPFGRVAEVDEASGDEEAVLTALRGVRVCVTQMAPVTRKVLAGAPDLRLVVVGRGGPVNVNLEAAREHGVQVCNTPGRNAAATAEYTVGLMIAAMRRIPETSAALAAGRWAGEFYQYDNCGPGLDGAAVGLIGCGAVGSRVARALGGLGARVRVYDPYADQRALREVGEPVADLDALLRGSDVVSLHARLTPETRGLLGARELALLPDGAVVVNCARGALLDEDALCDALESGRLAAAGLDVFAVEPPRPDSRLRTAPRLVMTPHLAGANTSVAHNAARIAAAEVGRFLRGEPLAHRVA, encoded by the coding sequence ATGAGAATCCTCGCAGCGGGCGACCACTTCGTCGCCCCCGACCTGATCACCCGGGAGCTGGCGGCCGAGATCGGCGCCGGCCACCACGTCGAGGAGCTCCGCCTGCCGTGGCCGCTGACCCCCTTCGGCCGGGTCGCCGAGGTCGACGAGGCGTCAGGGGACGAGGAGGCCGTGCTCACCGCGCTGCGCGGGGTGCGGGTGTGCGTCACCCAGATGGCACCGGTGACCCGGAAGGTCCTGGCCGGCGCCCCCGACCTGCGGCTGGTGGTCGTCGGCAGGGGCGGGCCGGTCAACGTCAACCTCGAAGCGGCCAGGGAGCACGGCGTCCAGGTCTGCAACACCCCCGGGCGCAACGCGGCGGCCACCGCCGAGTACACCGTCGGGCTGATGATCGCGGCGATGCGCCGCATCCCCGAGACGTCCGCCGCGCTCGCCGCCGGCCGCTGGGCCGGCGAGTTCTACCAGTACGACAACTGCGGCCCCGGCCTTGACGGTGCGGCCGTGGGGCTGATCGGCTGCGGGGCCGTCGGCAGCCGGGTGGCGCGCGCGCTGGGCGGGCTCGGCGCGCGGGTGCGCGTCTACGACCCGTACGCCGACCAGCGGGCGCTGCGCGAGGTGGGCGAGCCCGTCGCCGACCTCGACGCCCTGCTGCGCGGCTCCGACGTGGTCTCGCTGCACGCGCGGCTGACCCCGGAGACCCGCGGCCTGCTCGGCGCCCGCGAACTCGCGCTGCTGCCCGACGGCGCGGTCGTCGTCAACTGCGCGCGCGGCGCGCTGCTGGACGAGGACGCCCTGTGCGACGCGCTGGAGTCGGGGCGCCTGGCCGCCGCGGGGCTGGACGTGTTCGCGGTGGAGCCCCCGCGGCCCGACTCCCGGCTGCGTACCGCTCCCCGACTGGTCATGACACCCCATCTGGCGGGCGCCAACACGTCCGTCGCGCACAACGCCGCCCGGATCGCGGCGGCCGAGGTGGGCCGGTTCCTGCGGGGCGAACCCCTCGCCCACCGCGTCGCCTGA
- a CDS encoding DeoR/GlpR family DNA-binding transcription regulator, translating to MSQDKDRRGPSQRRRELAEHVLAEGSVSASDLAERFGVSLMTVYRDIDELEREGILRRFRGGVTVQPSGVFESNVAFRKKTMLAEKEAIAARAAALIEPGMSVMIDDSTTALELARLLPAIDPLTVVTNFREALDLLAEERGLHLMALGGEYDRQHDSFLGVPCVEAVEALRVDLCFVSTSSVLGDFAFHQEQRIVAVKRAMLKAAGRSVLMIDHSKLGRTALYRLAPLSAFDLVLVDDRTPPDALRSLEESGVPYEIAPTPV from the coding sequence ATGTCACAGGACAAGGACCGCCGAGGGCCGTCGCAGCGCCGTCGTGAACTCGCGGAGCACGTGCTGGCCGAGGGGTCGGTCTCGGCCTCGGATCTGGCCGAGCGGTTCGGCGTGAGCCTGATGACCGTCTACCGCGACATCGACGAGCTGGAACGCGAGGGCATCCTGCGCAGGTTCCGCGGCGGTGTCACGGTCCAGCCGTCCGGCGTGTTCGAGAGCAACGTCGCCTTCCGCAAGAAGACCATGCTGGCCGAGAAGGAGGCGATAGCCGCCCGGGCGGCCGCGCTGATCGAACCCGGCATGTCCGTCATGATCGACGACTCCACCACCGCGCTCGAACTGGCCCGACTGCTGCCGGCCATCGACCCGCTGACGGTGGTCACCAACTTCCGCGAAGCCCTCGACCTGCTGGCCGAGGAGCGCGGGCTGCACCTGATGGCGCTCGGCGGCGAGTACGACCGGCAGCACGACTCGTTCCTCGGCGTGCCCTGCGTGGAGGCGGTCGAGGCGCTGCGGGTGGACCTGTGCTTCGTCTCCACGTCCTCGGTGCTCGGCGACTTCGCTTTCCACCAGGAGCAGCGCATCGTCGCGGTCAAGCGGGCGATGCTGAAGGCGGCCGGCCGCAGCGTCCTGATGATCGATCACTCCAAGCTGGGCCGTACCGCGCTGTACCGGCTGGCCCCGCTCAGCGCCTTCGACCTCGTACTGGTCGACGACCGCACCCCGCCCGACGCCCTGCGCTCCCTCGAAGAGAGCGGCGTCCCCTACGAGATCGCTCCGACCCCAGTGTGA
- a CDS encoding FGGY-family carbohydrate kinase, which produces MEHRPGHHAGHQGRHGGAAHRPGRGALQPPLGRRELAAGRRVERRRRRAGPGVPRADLARLDRAAAGHEPASVLSYPLVSRGERFPFLAPDAEPFTLGTPSGDSDLYASLLQGVAFVERLCLAYVTLLGARIDGPVAFTGGATGSPYWNQLRADVLGRPATVPEQADSALGMAVLAAHGVTSAERPGPSAPPLSALRPMVRLRTVLEPRPEVSRRFHEPFAALVDEWERRGWLPPETAAYAREHG; this is translated from the coding sequence GTGGAACACCGTCCTGGGCACCACGCTGGTCATCAAGGGCGTCACGGCGGAGCCGCTCACCGACCCGGCCGGGGTGCTCTACAACCACCGCTCGGCCGACGGGAACTGGCTGCCGGGCGGCGCGTCGAGCGTCGGCGCCGGCGCGCTGGCCCGGGCGTTCCCCGGGCCGACCTGGCCCGCCTGGACCGCGCCGCCGCCGGCCACGAGCCCGCGAGCGTGCTCTCCTACCCGCTGGTGTCGCGGGGCGAGCGCTTCCCCTTCCTGGCCCCCGACGCCGAGCCCTTCACCCTGGGCACCCCGTCGGGCGACAGCGACCTGTACGCGTCGCTGCTGCAGGGGGTGGCGTTCGTGGAACGGCTGTGCCTGGCGTACGTGACGCTGCTGGGCGCCCGGATCGACGGGCCCGTCGCGTTCACCGGCGGCGCCACCGGCAGCCCGTACTGGAACCAGCTGCGCGCCGACGTGCTGGGCCGCCCCGCCACCGTCCCCGAACAGGCCGACTCCGCCCTCGGCATGGCCGTGCTCGCCGCCCACGGCGTCACCTCCGCGGAGCGTCCGGGGCCGTCCGCGCCGCCGTTGTCCGCCCTGCGCCCGATGGTGCGCCTCCGTACGGTGCTGGAGCCGCGCCCCGAGGTGAGCCGGCGGTTCCACGAGCCCTTCGCGGCACTCGTGGACGAGTGGGAACGCCGCGGCTGGCTCCCGCCGGAGACAGCCGCCTACGCACGGGAGCACGGATGA
- a CDS encoding histidine phosphatase family protein, with the protein MTTAATTLFLARHGETVWHEENRYAGISDVGLTPLGLAQAEALGAWAASARLDAIATSPLSRARRTAEPAARATGLVPVVEPDLLEVDFGIAEGRTLAELEASHPREAAAFRANPAAHPLPGGEDPVAAAARGAAALLRLADARPGHRVLAVAHNTLFRLVLCRLLGLPESEYRRILPGLRNCAITELRVVPGQVSLMAYNVPT; encoded by the coding sequence ATGACGACGGCCGCCACGACCCTGTTCCTCGCCCGGCACGGTGAGACCGTGTGGCACGAGGAGAACCGCTACGCCGGGATCAGCGACGTGGGCCTGACCCCGCTCGGGCTCGCCCAGGCGGAGGCGCTCGGCGCCTGGGCCGCGAGCGCGCGGCTCGACGCGATCGCGACGTCCCCGCTCTCCCGCGCCCGGCGCACCGCCGAACCGGCGGCACGGGCGACCGGTCTCGTCCCCGTCGTCGAACCGGACCTGCTCGAAGTCGACTTCGGGATAGCCGAGGGCCGGACCCTCGCCGAACTCGAAGCGTCCCACCCGAGGGAGGCGGCCGCCTTCCGCGCGAACCCGGCGGCGCACCCGCTGCCCGGCGGCGAGGACCCCGTCGCGGCGGCGGCCCGCGGCGCCGCCGCCCTGCTGCGGCTGGCCGACGCCCGGCCCGGCCACCGGGTCCTCGCCGTGGCGCACAACACCCTCTTCCGGCTGGTGCTGTGCCGGCTGCTCGGCCTCCCGGAGAGCGAGTACCGCCGGATCCTCCCCGGGCTGCGCAACTGCGCGATCACCGAGCTGCGCGTCGTGCCGGGCCAGGTGTCCCTGATGGCGTACAACGTCCCTACCTGA
- a CDS encoding NmrA/HSCARG family protein, with protein MATESAPVLVTGATGRQGGATARALLAAGVPVRALVRDPSTDRAKAVEALGAELVTGDLDDRDSVTRAAEGARGVFSVQMPDMNGRAQEGEWAQGVNLIEGARAAGVPQFVHTSVSGAGSHTEAPGWAEGRWAAMEPYFTAKAGLQDRVREAGFTHWTLVKPSTFMENFLPSEAFLMPHGVAGGLVSVLKPGTLISLVSVDDIGTAAAAAFAEPERFDRVELELAGDYLTMTEIAATLSRALGTEVAAPDMTLEEARAAGMHPAGASHEWMNVFDTPARPHFARALGIPLTSFEEWAQQHLRPTA; from the coding sequence ATGGCCACTGAATCCGCACCCGTCCTGGTCACCGGGGCCACCGGCCGGCAGGGCGGTGCCACCGCCCGCGCCCTGCTCGCGGCGGGCGTGCCCGTACGCGCCCTGGTCCGCGACCCCTCGACCGACAGGGCGAAGGCCGTCGAGGCGCTCGGCGCCGAGCTGGTGACCGGCGACCTCGACGACCGCGACTCCGTCACCCGGGCCGCCGAAGGCGCTCGGGGCGTCTTCTCGGTGCAGATGCCGGACATGAACGGCCGCGCCCAGGAGGGCGAGTGGGCCCAGGGCGTCAACCTGATCGAGGGGGCGAGGGCCGCCGGCGTGCCGCAGTTCGTACACACCTCCGTCTCCGGCGCCGGGAGCCACACCGAGGCCCCCGGCTGGGCGGAAGGCCGCTGGGCCGCGATGGAGCCCTACTTCACCGCCAAGGCCGGGCTCCAGGACCGGGTGCGCGAGGCGGGGTTCACGCACTGGACCCTCGTCAAGCCGAGCACCTTCATGGAGAACTTCCTGCCCTCCGAGGCGTTCCTCATGCCCCACGGGGTCGCGGGCGGCCTGGTGAGCGTCCTCAAGCCCGGGACCCTGATCTCCCTGGTCTCGGTCGACGACATCGGCACGGCGGCGGCCGCAGCCTTTGCCGAACCCGAGCGGTTCGACCGCGTCGAGCTGGAACTGGCCGGCGACTACCTGACGATGACCGAAATCGCCGCGACCCTCTCCCGCGCCCTGGGCACCGAGGTGGCCGCACCCGACATGACCCTGGAGGAGGCAAGGGCCGCCGGGATGCATCCGGCCGGCGCCTCCCACGAGTGGATGAACGTCTTCGACACGCCCGCCCGTCCGCACTTCGCGCGGGCCCTGGGCATCCCGCTCACCAGCTTCGAGGAGTGGGCGCAGCAGCACCTGCGGCCCACCGCCTGA
- a CDS encoding TetR/AcrR family transcriptional regulator has product MTGQRADARRNYARILAVAEAEVAAHGADASLEQIARVAGVGSATVRRHFPGRPALLAAVFGERIEALCARAAELAGAVDARAALLEWLGAFTDYAASARGLADALVQDGLYDPEHVNVCSVKLAGALEPLLRHAAQAGAVAPGVTAADLIALVTGVALATEHHPDPAAEAHRLLALAVAGVSPRG; this is encoded by the coding sequence ATGACCGGCCAGCGCGCGGACGCCCGGCGCAACTACGCGCGGATTCTCGCCGTGGCCGAGGCGGAGGTCGCGGCGCACGGCGCCGACGCCTCCCTGGAGCAGATCGCCCGTGTCGCGGGGGTCGGATCGGCCACCGTGCGACGGCACTTCCCCGGCCGGCCGGCCCTGCTCGCGGCGGTGTTCGGCGAACGGATCGAGGCCCTGTGCGCCCGCGCCGCCGAGTTGGCCGGGGCGGTCGACGCGCGGGCCGCGCTGCTGGAGTGGCTGGGCGCGTTCACCGACTACGCCGCCTCCGCGCGCGGCCTGGCCGACGCGCTGGTCCAGGACGGACTGTACGACCCGGAGCACGTGAACGTCTGCTCGGTGAAGCTCGCCGGCGCGCTCGAACCGCTGCTGCGGCATGCCGCCCAGGCCGGCGCGGTGGCGCCCGGTGTCACCGCGGCCGACCTGATCGCTCTGGTCACCGGCGTGGCCCTGGCCACCGAACACCACCCGGACCCCGCCGCGGAGGCGCACCGCCTGCTCGCTCTGGCCGTCGCGGGGGTCAGCCCTCGGGGATGA